From Leishmania donovani BPK282A1 complete genome, chromosome 34, the proteins below share one genomic window:
- a CDS encoding ribosomal protein S25 produces MPPKAGQTKKAKMEAANKGAKKTTKKWSKGQSREALQNAVMFDKETYDKLRSEVPKYKLITPSIISDRLKIAVSIAAAGLKQLCREKLIRLVSCSSKTRVYTRIVQAAPAEAAAAAPAAE; encoded by the coding sequence ATGCCGCCGAAGGCTGGTCAGACGAAGAAGGCCAAGATGGAGGCCGCCAACAAGGGCGCGAAGAAGACCACGAAGAAGTGGAGCAAGGGCCAGTCCCGAGAGGCTCTGCAGAACGCCGTGATGTTCGACAAGGAGACGTACGACAAGCTCCGCAGCGAGGTGCCCAAGTACAAACTCATCACCCCGTCGATCATCTCCGACCGCCTCAAGATCGCCgtctccatcgccgccgctggcctCAAGCAGCTGTGCCGCGAAAAGCTCATCCGCCTGGTGTCGTGCTCCAGCAAGACCCGCGTGTACACGCGCATCGTGCAGGCCGCCCCGGctgaggcggctgccgccgctccggCTGCCGAGTAG